Below is a genomic region from Henckelia pumila isolate YLH828 chromosome 3, ASM3356847v2, whole genome shotgun sequence.
TGGAATTTATCAAGCTTGGGCTCGCCATTTAGCTTAAGCTCATTAACTTAGATCGCTAGCTCATTTCATATTTTTGTTCTATCAACAAGTTTAGATTCAAGAATAATGAACATCTATTGAATATCTGCAACATTAATATACTTATTTATACAGTACACGTCAAGATTTTAGCTTGTGTCTTTTCATTTAACACTGTAGGTACCAAAGAATAAGCCAGAATGAAATAATGTTCAACCATAAAAGGCGAACGTGATTTACGCAACTATTAGCTTCGTGAGAACTAGAGTTGcgcaaataaaatatcattccatGTATCTGGAATACCAGGCAAGCACCAGTGCAAGCAATCCTGCACCCCAGTTGTCGGTCTAATGCTGTAACGAGATATGTGACCTTCGTCTCTCAGCTGGGATAGAGCCGTGATGTCCAGAAGCTTAACTTCGGTTCCATTTACTGCCCCTGCTGCGATTCCATCACTGGAATAATCTTGTACCACCTCCTTTCCGTGTGACAGTGGAGTGATATTGTCACAAGTTCCCCCAGTGTTCCAGTCTCCATTGGCAAAATGCCTGGGTGATATAGAACGCAAAAATACTTTCAAACCTGGATATTTTGGGAGCTGTGTATTCACCCATTTGACAATACTATATACAGTAAAATTTTTTGCATCCATAGTATCTGTGAGTCCCATGCTGGTCTTCGGGATGCCCCCGACGTGCATGACCCAGCGATTAGCCTTCAGCTTGTCTTTGTTCCAATGGTGTCCCGTATTCAGAACAAGAACGtcaaatttgtgaagaaaattaCGCAAAAATGCAGGGGGTCGATCCAGATGCATGGCGATATCAGTGGTAGAGTTGGATGGGTCGATGGGTACTAGGTCACAGAGACTTGCTGACCAGTAGTAAAGGATGGTGGTATTAGTACTGGGGAATCGATAAACCCATCCATCTGGTCTGATGGCACCGCGGGCTTTTACAAGACCGTACTCGTACCCGACATTGAGAACATCAGGTCTTTTTTCACCACTCGTCACCATGCACATGAGCGACTGGAACTGTTGTCGACCTAGTGAGTCCCCGACAAAAGCCAGAGTTTTATTACTCATTCTGTGTACAACAGAAGCATTCAACTATTATATTAAAAAGTTAACGAAATGCAACATGCAGCAAGTAAACAATTGATTTAGCAGTACATTAAAAAGAGAAAATCTCCAAATGAACATTTGttttaaaagaaaaatgaaaatacCAGCAATTTATTTAAACGATACATAGGTCTAGGTTAAACTTTGCAGATAAAAGGTTGTGTATTCCATTATAGCCAAATTCTGAAGGGCAACTAATATAATTGTGCCAAACTCTTCTTGGCTGATCGTCACTGCCTTCTCTGATAAGTGGCCAGAAGGAGCCGAGTTCGAATTCCTCACCCGACTTATCAAGAAAAAATAGTAATATTCAATGGAAAAGTATACTTGAAGTTTAAGATtataaaattgtaattttgaTCACCTGCACCTAGGGTGCAGGATTTTTCGTGttcgaccactaaaacccggtaccgggttttaaaaataattcTTACACAACCACAATCATTTGATCTAGACTGCCGATAAAAAGCATGACGAGAAAAATTCATGCTTGATGTAAACTTTCGTGATGTCAAGTTTCGGTGAACTGATACCAATCTATGTAAAGGATGAAAGTATACCTTGTCAGGAACTTGGAAGCTGTGAATGGCTCAGCACCACATCCATTGGGTTGCCACCGTAGTTTTTCATACTCGAAGTCTTTGCGTTGCATCAAGCGACAAGCCCACATTGGCGACAACCATTGCTTACAGTCAGAGCCAGAGTACAATGGCCAGCTATCATCAAAGACCCATTTACCTTTGGCATAATTATaatctgaaaaatattaaaatgtgaGGAACCCAAATATTTTTCCTCCATAATATGGAACCCATTGTTTcatgttaaataaaaataaataaatattgctCATGGTAGGTAatgagaaaaagaaaaagacaagGGAGTGGTCGAACTTCATCTAGGAATTATAGCATTTTAGCTTTTGTATGATAAGAAGTACTAAGGTATGCATTCCTTAGTGCACTAACATACACAAGCACTCGAACCCCTTGTTCTAGAACTTGGTCTACAAACCTTTTTTGCAGTAGCAGAGAATAAGTTTCTGGTTTGCTTTCTTTTGACAGATGATTCATAGTTTCAGGTTCCTCTAGTGTTACCAGGAAACTTTATGTCAATTTCATCTACTCATTTTCTCTAGTAAATTGTCCTTTTCATTATTTCTCCTCAAAATGGTTTTGGTCTTGTTCTTTTTCGAACGCTAGAAAGATCTCTGCCCCGACAGGATAATTAAAAGGTGTGAAAACAACGAAAATCAACATCTTTTTCTGCAAGACCAACTTCAGAGCACATACCAACTATCCTTGTAAGCCATGGAAGTCTGTCAGCATTAGAAAACTTTAGTAGATTCAGATCTTGCAAATATAGGCCAAAGCATTGGATTTCAATCATCCATCCACATTACTGACGAAGGAATTCATTAGTCGCCGGAACACTTTCACTCTTTATCAGAATTATGGCAAAACAGAGATATATTCCCAATGTGACATCGAAATGTCTGAAAGATGAGATCACTGACagttaaatattaaaaatgatcAAATCTTTGTCTTTCTACAGGGGTTTTAATAAAAGATTTGGATGAAATTCGAAGAGTTAAAGTATTCTTGgaaagaaaaaatttcaaaacttgAATGAAATGTTCTCTGATGTGAGATAGAATGACAGAAAAAAGAAAGTTTCCCTTATTGTTTAAAACATTATTCTAGAAGCAGCATCACAAAGTTCTGCCTTACAAGAAAACAAAGTGAAGGAGGGAACTCCATAAAGTCTGAGTAGCAAGGACCATAAAGTCCATTGTGATTTGTGAACACTGAAAAAACTAATCACACTCACGACAATTGCTCGAAATTACATGGAAAGCGAAAAGATTGgaaatatcataaaaataatcTAACAGGAGGTCAGTAACCTTGGCAAGAAGAAATGAGACGGTCTCTAGCTCACTCGCCACGAAAATTTTCACTCATGGCTACGAATGAAAGTACTGGAAGCAGATGATAAAATACAATGTCTCAACTAAGCACGGAGTCAGGGCAAGGAGGAGTAAGGCAATTACTGGATTAAAAGTTAAACAACAAAAAAGCTGCAGATACAGAGCATACTGATAAGGTCTGACGAAAATCCAAACACTTTCAATCATCCATAAATCATATTCAAAACAAGCTCATCAAAAAGTGACATTCTCTTAAAATGGAATGTGAATCGGATCAAGATAGTGAATAACGACAAACCTTGATTTAGTTGCGAAATACACGTCTGGGATGAAATTAGATAAGAGAGAAATGTGGTCTTTGTCCATGTCAATACAAGCACCGTTGCCGATACTAAACAAATGAGGACGAGGATGAGGACGAACTGTGAAACCTTGATTCCACGAATGCCTTCCTTCATCATTAAGAACTTCGAGGTAACATACTTAAGattatccaaaaatcaagaTTCTTGCATCTTTACTAGAGTAAAATCTGTAGAATATGGAAATCATCAAAAACATTCCACAATGATCATGATCATACTTGAAGTTTCAATCCGCTTCAACTTGAATGCTCAATTTCTAGAACTTTCTACCACAGGAACGTATTTAGAAAACTTAAAgcataaaagaaacaaatgcaGTAGCACAATCAATCATCTCCGAGAAGGGACCTCGTACAAggtaaaatataataatttcatAAACAACAAACAAGAGGAAGAAACACCAAGCTCTGCCATCGTCAGCATCAGTGGCCTCCAATCATCAAGTAACAAGTAATGCCCTCTAGCTCAGTTCAGTTTATCCCCAAAATATACTTCTGTAATTTCAGGCATGCACGAAATGAAATGATACGACATATAGCTTCATTCAATTCAACTTAACCCCAACAATTCACGCAAAAGATTCACACtcacaaaaataaaagaaatcacGTTTCCTACCTACTGTCTATTCATTCCAATTTCATGACATCGTGAAAAGCATAGTTAAGTACGACGGATTACTCCCCTACACTTGGATTCCAGAAACAACAAGATCAAGCAAGCAaatcgaaacaaacactttcaACACAGATACACATAGAAATTGGTGATCAAAAAACACCCAGAAACAACATAAAATGCGAACAAACACAAAGAGAGGATTACCATAACAGCGGATTCATAAAACTCGGATGAATCAAATCCAAAGCGAACTCGGCATTCTGAGGCAACATTACTCGAAAGATTGCGTTTCAATTATAGCTGCAGCAGCTGGAGATCGGGGTATGTGTACGGCGGAGAATAGAAAAGTTTGGAATCAAATCAGATCTATGAGGCCGCAATGCATTcatttcaactctttttttaatttttttcctaattaaatttattttagtttaagATGTTGCAATTTACATACTACCGAGTCTGGCGCTGAGACATCTCCCATTGTAATAAATTCTCATTAATTTGTAAAAAtcatagattttaatttatatgaaaaataatattttttcatgcacTAAATTAAATTGGATATctgatatgtttttttttttttgagaaagaaaaaattaatgatCTCCTGGTTATATGAAATAACAATgaatatcattttaattataaaGTTACATATCTTTTACAATTTCATTAATGTTGTATAAATTAGTctgttattatattaaaaaaatattaggtTATGTTTGAACAAGTACTTTAAAActattttagtgttttatacGTGAAAAACTTAAGATACAGATCCTTCGCAACCCGTGTTGTAGCCATCAAACGTTGATGGCttttcttccttttctttttctttttttttaaacacagttttctctttttatttggatttttttggTAAAAacataagttataaattttaatttgttaaattcattaattaaaacaaatcaaaaatGATAATAATTAATTTCGATAGATTAACATTTTTTATGTATAATTAGTATCGATTGAACCGAAGTttagacaaaaataataattcttgtATAtccaaattttttatatttataacttGCATATGTATTATATTGAAATTTCGAAAGTATACGTAGTTCTATATCGAAAAACAAACTtacatattattaaaattataaatatattgtttaaaaatattatatatttttttgtatttttgtatgtaccaaaattttaaatttgatacacTTATCATAACGAATTGTAaacttataaaaatattattattaatataacaatatttgattttaaaaatattttattaaatttattttaaatttaacttttaAGTTAAAATAGTAATTAATTTCGTATATACCGAATTTTTCGATACGAAAATCGTTTTAGCATATAATAATTTACcgaaacaatatatataaacaaaaatatataatatttttaaataata
It encodes:
- the LOC140887576 gene encoding protein trichome birefringence-like 16 isoform X1 — its product is MFLMMKEGIRGIKVSQFVLILVLICLVSATVLVLTWTKTTFLSYLISSQTCISQLNQDYNYAKGKWVFDDSWPLYSGSDCKQWLSPMWACRLMQRKDFEYEKLRWQPNGCGAEPFTASKFLTRMSNKTLAFVGDSLGRQQFQSLMCMVTSGEKRPDVLNVGYEYGLVKARGAIRPDGWVYRFPSTNTTILYYWSASLCDLVPIDPSNSTTDIAMHLDRPPAFLRNFLHKFDVLVLNTGHHWNKDKLKANRWVMHVGGIPKTSMGLTDTMDAKNFTVYSIVKWVNTQLPKYPGLKVFLRSISPRHFANGDWNTGGTCDNITPLSHGKEVVQDYSSDGIAAGAVNGTEVKLLDITALSQLRDEGHISRYSIRPTTGVQDCLHWCLPGIPDTWNDILFAQL
- the LOC140887576 gene encoding protein trichome birefringence-like 16 isoform X2; this encodes MMKEGIRGIKVSQFVLILVLICLVSATVLVLTWTKTTFLSYLISSQTCISQLNQDYNYAKGKWVFDDSWPLYSGSDCKQWLSPMWACRLMQRKDFEYEKLRWQPNGCGAEPFTASKFLTRMSNKTLAFVGDSLGRQQFQSLMCMVTSGEKRPDVLNVGYEYGLVKARGAIRPDGWVYRFPSTNTTILYYWSASLCDLVPIDPSNSTTDIAMHLDRPPAFLRNFLHKFDVLVLNTGHHWNKDKLKANRWVMHVGGIPKTSMGLTDTMDAKNFTVYSIVKWVNTQLPKYPGLKVFLRSISPRHFANGDWNTGGTCDNITPLSHGKEVVQDYSSDGIAAGAVNGTEVKLLDITALSQLRDEGHISRYSIRPTTGVQDCLHWCLPGIPDTWNDILFAQL